CTTGAGTGAGTATCCATACCCATGGAACGGGAACCAGACTACTCCCTTAGCATTCTGTCCTGCTGGCACAATGCCGCCTAAATATTTGCCATTGAGATTGGAGTTATGACATGAGGAATACCACCAGGCTCCTGTGTACTCCTGAGCACAGTTACCGTGCCAAAGGTCATTGTCGCGGTCAAAGGTCGAGAATTGCTGGCCATTGTGGGCAGAGAGGGCGTCacctacacacacacaaaaagcaaAAGTTATTACAAAACTTAGTTGTAGAATCCAAGTTGGAATTTCATGAGTTGTGAGGGTGCGTTTTTTGGTCGTGATCAAAAGGCCAGAGACTTTGGAACggcaggtggcagcagacaaacCAGATAtccattgtttacattgttctgagcatgcgcacaattctaagaacaatggatttacctggtaagtctgctgccacccagagTTCCTAAAAGTCTCAACTGTTTCGGTTGCATTGTCCATTGGTTTGTCACTGGGCGATgactgaaacagttattggtttaCACAGCCATTAAACGGGCATTTTTTTATGACGTCATGAAGCACCACCAAGTGACTGATAAAAAATTACCTGCTGGACCTCCTGTGAAACCAGCCACTCGCAACGTGTAGTTTGTGGCCTCACTCCCTACATAGAAATGCCTGTAGTGAGCCTCGACGAATGTGAACTGCCAATCCTCCAAAATAACGAGTAGTTCGTAACGATTTTGTGCCGATAGGGCGTGAATCACCTCGTTCCCAAGCCACATCTCTCCCGAGTTATAACCGAACCCATTTCTGTAGGAGAGCCAGTCACGGAAGAATTCTTTGCGCCCATTGACACGACGGTGAATCACCTAAGGcgtaaatataaaaataaatcaaaaaaacaagaatattACTCTGTGTCCATTGGTTGATCTACTGTCACATGGAGGTGTTACTCTTTGTTCATTGGTTGATCTTAAGTCACATGGTGTTGCTGAAATCTTTGTTCATTGTTAATCTAATGGTGATATATCCTTTGTCCATTGGTCGATCACATGGTATTGATACTTTTTGTTCATTGGTTGACCGAATTTACAACAACAtgtattgatattattttaaaaaccatttCTAGCCAAATTATTTGGCGCGTATGACCAGTGCCTGCGGAGAAAGACATGGGACCagtataaataaattattgtttcaaCTATTGGTAGATTTTGCTCATTGCAAGGGTATGGCCGGTATTGGTTTCATCATGgttgtatacacatgtacatcggcGTAAACTGCGAATCTGACACCATGGGATTGgatgtgaggtcaaaggtgaatatgGCATGTCTCGAAGTCTGGTGAATCACGGAGAAAAGAATGTTGACCCTGTCCATGGTTGAATGGAATGCTTTTAATGTTTAAGCTTATTGATTATTAGTTATCGATTATCTTACCGTCCATCCACCGCCTTGCTGTGATTGATCACAGAACACTCTGATTGGCTTACAACGTTCGGAGAATGCTGGGAAAACTGTGTATATACCGTCACGCCCACCACCAAGTTCCCGGATGTCTTGACAATTTGTCGGCATATGTACAGGAGCTGTTTCATACAGAAGAACACACAACGTCGTTATATAAAGAAACGCCGGTATAATGAAATGCTGATGAAAACACAACCGTATAAAG
This DNA window, taken from Asterias rubens chromosome 15, eAstRub1.3, whole genome shotgun sequence, encodes the following:
- the LOC117300289 gene encoding microfibril-associated glycoprotein 4-like — its product is MWTVGLLVVLLCAFHTISQSPGSGPGSGPGSGPGSGPGSGPGSGPGVGPGSGPGSGPGSGPGSGPGVGPGSGPGSGPTTGGGGPSVGGPAVGGPAVGTPEGPFAPFSPSGPTAGGPTIVTNADKTCCGGVYNAAAGGSPVHMPTNCQDIRELGGGRDGIYTVFPAFSERCKPIRVFCDQSQQGGGWTVIHRRVNGRKEFFRDWLSYRNGFGYNSGEMWLGNEVIHALSAQNRYELLVILEDWQFTFVEAHYRHFYVGSEATNYTLRVAGFTGGPAGDALSAHNGQQFSTFDRDNDLWHGNCAQEYTGAWWYSSCHNSNLNGKYLGGIVPAGQNAKGVVWFPFHGYGYSLKSSVMMIRPRV